A segment of the Superficieibacter sp. HKU1 genome:
CGTTATCTTTGGAGATAACTTCCTGCGAAGGAATATCCAGCACCTGTTCCATCATATTGATCTTACGACCAATACGATCCATAAATGGCACCACCAGACTCAGGCCGGGCTGAAGGGTCGTGGTGTAACGACCAAAGCGCTCTACCGTCCACTGATAGCCCTGGGGAACAATTTTCACCCCGGCAAAAACCACGATGAGCGCCACGAGAATGACGACGGGGATCACGATCAACATTAAGCAAACCTCCTGTTATGACTGACTCACTATATCCTTTATCCGCCGTCGGCTCAGGTCCGGGAACAGACTTAGTACAGCAGCGAATAAAGCTTGCGACGATACTGGCTGGCAAGGGCATCGCCAGTGCCAAGCGCCGCGAGAATTTCCTGCAACATTTTGCGTGCCTGACCGTCTGCCGCACCAAGGTCTTTTTGCAGATGGCTAAAGAGTAACGCTAACGCCTCTTCATTACGACCTACCTGATGTAGCTGGAGTGCAAGCTGTGAGGCCAGCGCCGCGTCGTCCGGATTCGCCGCGACCTGCTGTTGAAGCTGCTGGATCTCAGGTGTATCAGCGGCCTGTTTCAGCAATTCAATTTGGGCCACCAGACCCTGATAGCGGGTATCCTGATCCTGTAGCGGGATGGTTTTCAGCACCGCTTCCGCGTCCTCTGAACGATTCAGGGCAATTTGCGTTTCTGCCAGCAGCAGGCCAATTTCGCTATTCTGCCCGGAAAGCTGCCAGGCTTCTTTAAGCAGCGGCAGCGCGTCCGCGTGGTTGCCTTCTTCGATAAGCTGGATCGCCTGCTGCGCTTTCAGTTCTTCTTCACGTGGCAGCACTTTTTCCAGCAGGGCGCGAATCGCCTCTTCCGGCTGCGGTCCCTGGAAGCCGTCGACCGGCTGTCCATTCTGGAACAGGTAAACGGTTGGGATGGCGCGCAGGCCAAACTGAGAAGCAATCATCTGTTCGGCGTCGCAGTCCAGCTTTGCCAGAATGAATTGTCCATTGTACTGGGCGGCAAGACTTTCCAGCACCGGCGTCAATTGTTCACAGTGCTGGCTGCGTTCGGACCAGAAATAGAACAGCACCGGGACGGTCATCGACTGTTCCAGCGTCTGTTGCAGGTTCGTTTCGTTAATATTGACGATATTCTGTACGGACATAGTGCACTCTCTATAAGCTATTTTTGTAATACATGGGGGTCAGCGCGTGAGCTTCAACTCACCCCTGCAAAATTTTATCCATCAGGCGGCCCGGCAGCAGGCGCTTTAGCACGTTTACCGCATGGGTCACTAAGGTCACGGGATAGCGCATTTTAGGCCGTTCGCTGGTAAAAGCATGGCGCACTTTCGCCACCACCGCCTCCGGTCCGAGGGTAAAACGTGCGGCAATGCCAGGATTTTCGACCGGCTTATCGCTTTGGGTCTGATTGACATTTTGCGTAAAGCGGGTGCGAATGGGACCGGGCTCGATCAGGCTGACCTGGATCCCGCTATAGCGCAGTTCCATGCGCAGTGCGTCCGACCACGCTTCCAGCGCGTATTTACTGGCGGCATAGGCACCGCGACCGGGTGTGGAGATCAGCCCCATTACCGATGACGTCATGACAATCCGCCCTTCGCCGTGGGGGATCATGGCGGGTAACAGCCGCATGGTGAGCTGATGTGCGCCAAAAAAGTTGGCGGAAAATTGCTGCTCCAGTTGAGTGCGGCTTATGGTCGGTAGCTGACCATATACGCCGTAACCTGCGTTATTGAAAATGCCGTACAGGCGATTACCCGTCAGGGCAATGACCTCGTCGGCAGCAGTATCGACGCTCTCTGGCTTATCGAGATCGAGTAAAATTCCCGTCAGCCCCAGGCTATTCATTCGCGCCACATCGTCCGGTTTACGGCAGGCCGCCAGCACCCGAAAGCCCTGACGCTGAAGTTCAAGCGCGCTTTCCAGACCGATGCCGCTGGAACATCCTGTTATTAAGACTGATTTTTGCATAACTTTACCTGAGTGCGCCCCTGCTAGATTAAGACTCATGTTTTACTAAAGGTGCCAGCCGCGTCGCCATCCAGTCGGCAATAAACGGCTGCGCGTCGGGGTTAGGATGAATACCATCGTCCTGCATCCACTGAGGCTTTTGATAAACCTCTTCCATAAAAAACGGAACCAGAGGAATATCGAATTCTTTGGCAAGCGCCGGATAGATCGCGCTAAAGGACGCATTGTACCGACGACCATAGTTAGCGGGCAGGCGAATTTGCATCAGTAGCGGTTGCGCACCGGCCTCTTTAACGCCCTGGAGTATCTTGCGCAGCGTCGCTTCGGTCTGCTGTGGCTGAAAACCGCGCAGGCCGTCGTTGCCGCCCAGCTCTACCAGCACCCAGCGTGGTTTATGCTGGGTAAGGAGCGCGGGCAAACGCGACAGCCCCTGCTGTGACGTATCGCCGCTAATACTGGCGTTAACCACCGTCGTCTGCGGCTGCCATTTTTTATTCAGCAGCGCAGGCCAGGCGCTGGTGGCCGCCATACGATAGCCGGCGCTAAGACTGTCGCCCAGAATTAATAGCGTGTCTGCTGCGGCAGCGCGAAAGCTTAACAGAGCCAAAAACAGGAACGGCAAATGCCAGCGGAAAACATTGTTGAAGTTCATCGTCTTAAGAAGTCCGTCGGTCAGGGGGAGCATGAACTCTCCATCCTTACCGGAGTTGAGCTGCTTGTCAAACCATCCCAGACCATTGCGCTTATCGGCGAGTCGGGTTCCGGTAAGTCAACCCTGCTGGCGATCCTCGCCGGGCTGGACGACGGCAGCAGCGGCGAAGTCTCACTGCTTGGGCAACCGCTGCACACTATGGATGAAGAGGCCCGCGCCGCGCTGCGTGCGCAACACGTTGGCTTTGTCTTTCAGTCCTTCATGCTGATCCCCACGCTCAACGCGCTGGAAAACGTGGAGCTGCCTGCGCTGCTGCGCGGTGAAAATAGCCGCGAAAGCCGCACCCAGGCGAGGGCGCTGCTGGAACAACTCGGGCTGGGTAAACGGCTTGACCATCTGCCTGCACAGCTTTCCGGCGGCGAGCAGCAGCGCGTGGCATTAGCCAGAGCCTTCAACGGTCGACCGGGCCTGCTGTTTGCCGACGAACCGACCGGCAACCTCGACCGTCAGACCGGCGATAAAATTGCCGATTTGCTGTTTTCCCTCAACCGCGAATACGGCACGACCCTGATTCTGGTGACGCACGATGCGCAGCTGGCCGCGCGCTGCGACCGCCGTCTGCGGCTGGTGAACGGTCAGTTGCAGGAGGAAGCATGATTGCCCGCTGGTTCTGGCGCGAATGGCGCTCGCCGTCGCTGCTGATTGTCTGGCTGGCGCTAAGCCTGGCGGTGGCCTGCGTGCTGGCGCTGGGCAATATCAGCGACCGGATGGAAAAAGGGCTGAGCCAGCAAAGCCGGGAGTTTATGGCTGGCGACCGGGCGCTGCGCAGTTCGCGCGAGGTGCCGCCGGAATGGATTGCTGAAGCGCGCAAATTGGGGCTGAAGGTGGATGAGCAAATCACCTTTGCCACCATGACCTTTGCCCGCGACACGCCGCAGCTGGCGAACGTCAAGGCGGTGGGCGATCTCTATCCGATGTACGGTGATCTGCAAACCGATCCGCCGGGGCTGAAGCCTGTCGCCGGCACCGCGCTGCTGGCCCCGCGATTAATGGCGCTGCTCAACCTGAAACCGGGGGATTCGATTGACGTTGGCGACACCACGCTGCGCATCGCGGGCGAAGTGGTGCAGGAGCCGGACGCCGGGTTTAATCCGTTTCAGATGGCCCCGCGCCTGCTGATGAACGTTGCCGATGTGGCGAAAACGGGCGCGACAGGACCGGGCAGTCGCGTCAGCTGGCGCTATAAATTCGGCGGCACGCCGTCGCAGCTTGCCGCCTATGAAAAATGGCTGCTGCCGCAGTTAAAACCGGAGCATCGCTGGTACGGCCTTGAGCAGGATGAGGGCGCGCTGGGGAAATCGCTCGAACGCTCACAGCAATTCCTTTTACTCTCAGCGCTGTTAACGCTGCTGCTGGCGGTGGCTGCCGTGGCGGTGGCGATGAGCCATTATTGCCGTAGCCGCTACGATCTGGTGGCAATCCTGAAAACCCTCGGTGCCGGAGGGAGGCAGCTACGCAAGCTGATTATTGGCCAGTGGCTGTTATTAATGCTGCTCTCCATCGTGACCGGTGGCGCGCTGGGGCTGGCATTTGAGCAGGTGCTGATTATCCTGCTTAAACCGGTGCTGCCGGTGGCCCTTCCCGCCGCGAGCCTGTGGCCGTGGCTGTGGTCCGCCGGCGCAATGACCACCATTTCCCTGCTGGTGGGGTTACGCCCTTATCGGCTGCTGCTGGCGACGCAGCCGTTGCGCGTGCTGCGCCGGGATGTGGTGGCTAATGTCTGGCCGCTGAAAATCTATCTTCCTGTCATTACCGTGGTGGTGGTCGCCCTGCTGGCGTGGCTGATGGGCGGCAGTACGCTGTTATGGGCGGTGCTGGCGGGGGCGCTGGTACTGGCACTGCTGTGTGGTGTGCTGGGCTGGATGCTGCTTAACGTTCTGAAGCGCCTGACCATCAATTCGCTACCGCTGCGGCTGGCGGTGAATCGTCTGCTGCGCCAGCCGTGGTCGACGCTCAGCCAGCTGGCGGCGTTCTCCCTCTCCTTTATGCTGCTGGCGCTGTTGCTGGTGCTGCGTGGAGATTTGCTGGATCGCTGGCAGCAGCAGTTACCGCCGGAAAGTCCGAACTACTTTTTGATCAACATTGCCCCGGAGCAGGTCGAGCCGGTGAAGCAGTTTCTGGCGGAGCATCAGGTGCGCCCCTCGACGTTTTACCCCATCGTCCGCGCGCGTCTGACGCAAATCAACGGCCAGCCGACGGAGGGTAATAAGGATGAGGCGCTCAATCGCGAGCTTAATCTCACCTGGCTGAGCCAGAAACCGGACCATAACCCGATTACCGCAGGTCACTGGCCGCCTGTTGCAGGGGAGGTCTCTATGGAGCAAGAGCTGGCGAAGCGGCTGGATATTTCCCTCGGCGATAGCGTGACGTTCACCGGGGACACTCAGGACTTCACCGCCAGAGTGACCAGCCTGCGTAAAGTGGACTGGGAGAGCCTGCGCCCTAACTTCTATTTTATTTTCCCGACCGGGGCGCTGGACGGACAGCCGCAAAGCTGGCTGACCAGCTTCCGCTGGGACAACGGCAACAGCCTGCTGACGGAACTTAACCGCGCGTTTCCGACGGTCAGTTTGCTGGATATCGGCGCGATTTTAAAACAGGTCGGGCAGGTATTAGAGCAGGTCAGCCGGGCGCTGGAAGTGATGGTGGTGCTGGTAACGCTGTGCGGCGTGCTGTTGCTGATGGCGCAAATCCAGGTCGGTATGCGCCAGCGTCATCAGGAGCTGGTGGTGTATCGCACGCTGGGCGCGGGAAAACGCCTGCTGCGGACAACGCTATGGTGTGAGTTTGCCCTGCTGGGGCTGGTGGCGGGAGTGGTGGCGGCTATCGGCGCAGAAACCGCGCTGGGCGTCCTGCAAACCCGCGTTTTTGACTTCCCCTGGGAGCCGGACTGGCGCTTGTGGGTAGTCCTGCCGTTTAGCGGCGCGCTGTTGCTCTCCCTGTGCGGCGGCTGGCTTGGCGTGCGCTTGCTCAAAGGCCGGGCGCTGTTCCGCCAGTTTAGCGGCTAACCCTGAGTATGCGCCGATCGCAGGATCGGCGCATACTGCATCATTCTTCGTCATTCAGTGACACACTTCAAAACATCATGAAATAATTTCAATTACGCAGGCTGGCGGAGTGTGACATCTTAGAATGGCCCTGCATTTCGCGGGTGAAAAACAACAGCGCCGCACTGCACGGCGCATGCAAGGCAACACCACATTTTATCCAGGAGAAATTATGGGACTGCGTCACAGCCTCCGCATCGCGGCGGGAACACTATTGCTGGCCTGCGGCTTACAGTTTGCTCACGCCAACAGCGATCCGCACACCATCGTCTTTGGCGTCGCGCCGGGACCGTATGGCGATATGGTAAAACAGGCGATTGCGCCTTCCTTAAAAGAGAAGGGCTATAAAGTCGTGGTGCGCGAGTTCAGCGACTACGTGCAGCCGAATATGGCGCTATCCAACGGCAGCATTGATGCCAACCTGTTCCAGCACTCGCTCTATTTCGACAAATTTACCGCCGATAAAGGGCTGAAGTTGAGCAATCTTATCAGCGTGCCGACCGCCGGAATGGGCTTTTACTCGCGCAAAATTAAAAGCCTCGACGAGCTAAAAAAAGGCGACGTGATCACGTTGTCTAACGATCCGACCAACCTTGCGCGCGGCCTGCGCTTCCTGCAATCGCTGGATCTGATCACCATCAAACCGAATATTGATCCGACCAAAGCCTCCGAGCGCGATATCGCCACCAATCCCAAAGGGCTGGTATTCAAACCGCTGGAAGCCGCGCAGCTGCCGCGTACCCTGGACGGCGTGACCGCCTCACTGGTGAACGGTAACTTTGCGGTGGCGGCCGGGCTGGATCTCTCCAGCGCCATCAAGCAGGAACATCTTGATGAGAACCTGAAAAATATCATCGCCGTGCGCACTGAAGATGCGGATAAACCTTTCGCAAAAGATATTGTCACCGTGGTCAAATCGCCGGCTTACCGCGCGGTAATTGACGATCCGAAAAATATTTACAGTGCGTTCCAGAAGCCTGAATGGATGACGGCGGCAAAACAGTAACGGCGAGTATTTCTGAGGTTTGGCATGATTGAAATAGAAAAGGTCTGCGTTGATTTTACCGCAGGCCGCGGCCCCTCCACCCGCGCGGTGGATGAGGTCAGTTTACGTATCGCGCCCGGTGAAATTTTTGGCATCGTCGGCACCAGCGGTGCGGGCAAAAGCACCCTGTTGCGTACGCTGAACGCATTAACCCGTCCCAGTCAGGGCTACGTTAAGATCAACGGCGTGGAGATTTCGGCGCTGGAAGGTCAGGCTCTGCGCAAGGCTCGTCAACGTATCGGGATGATTTTTCAGCATTTTAACTTAATGCATACCCGTACCGTGGCGCAAAACGTCGCCTTCAGCCTGAAAGCCGCGGGCTGGGAGCGCAGCAAAATTGCGACCCGCGTGGCGGAGATCCTCGCGCTGGTTGGCCTGGCGGACAAAGCGAACCGCTTTCCGGTGCAGCTCAGCGGCGGGCAAAAACAGCGCGTCGGTATTGCCCGGGCGATAGCCAATCACCCGGACGTGCTGCTTTGCGACGAACCTACCTCGGCGCTGGATCTGGAAACGTCTGCCACGATCCTCGCCCTGTTAAAGCAAATCAGTCAGCAAATGGGCATTACCATCGTGCTGATCACGCATGAAATGGACGTGATCGAGACGATCTGTGACCGCGTGGCGGTGATGTCTGGCGGAAAAGTGGTGGAGGAGGGCGAGGTGTTTGATGTGTTTGCCCATCCGCAGCACCCGTTTACCCGGCAACTGGTCTCGCATACCCTCAACCTGGATCTGCCTGAGCGGTTGCGGCAGCATTTACCAGGGCAATTGCTGAAAATTCTGTTTATCGGCGATTCTGCCGAACAGCCGGTACTGTCTGAGGTGGCGGTCAAATTCGGCGTGGCGGTAAATATCCTGCACGGCAAAATTGAATATATCGCCGAACGGGCGCTGGGCATTCTGGTGGTGCAGCTTACCGCGCCGAATGATCCCGCTGCCGTGGACGCGGCGGTGGAGCATATTCGTCAACGTACCGCGCAAGTGGAGGTGATCCGTGGATGACATGTTGCCTGATTTAACCCTGGCGTTTAATGAAACCTTCCAGATGCTCAGCATTTCGACGGTGCTGGCGATTATCGGCGGCCTGCCGCTCGGCTTTTTAATTTTCGTCACCGACCGTCATCTGTTCTGGCAAAACCGTTTTGTTTATCTGCTCAGTTCGGTGCTGGTGAATATTATTCGTTCGGTGCCGTTTGTGATCCTGCTGGTCCTTCTGTTGCCGCTCACCCAATTTCTGCTGGGCAATACCATCGGGCCGATTGCCGCTTCCGTTCCCCTGTCGGTGGCGGCAATTGCCTTTTATGCCCGCCTGGTGGACAGCGCGCTGCGCGAAGTGGACAAAGGGATTATTGAAGCGGCGGAAGCGTTTGGCGCCAGTCCGATGCGCATCATCTGCACCGTGCTGCTGCCGGAAGCCAGCGCCGGGCTGCTGCGCGGCCTGACCATTACCCTGGTGAGCCTGATCGGCTACTCGGCGATGGCCGGGATTGTCGGCGGCGGCGGCGTGGGCGACCTGGCGATCCGCTACGGCTACTACCGCTATGAAACCGAAGTCATGATTGTCACCGTGGTGGCGCTGATCGTCCTGGTGCAGATTGTCCAGATGCTCGGCGACTGGCTGGCGCAGCGGGCGGATAAGCGGGAACGGCGTTAAAGCAATCAGCTGGCCGAAAAGGTGATTCGGCCAGCTATTGACGCTAATCAGAAAGGGGCGGCGTACTGCCTGAGGTTGATGACAAAGCCGTTGTCTACTGTATGCACTGCTATGCCGGGTAGCGGCTTCGCCTTACCCGGCCTGTAAAACCATCAATATCAACAGGTTATTCTTAAACCGTAGGCCTGTGCAAGCGAAGCGCCGCCAGGCACAATTCCACGGTATGACGTTTGTCAGCAATCTGGGCTGGGTACTGTCGCAAACTTGCACGCCATTTTCTCTTCCTATTTTTATAATCAATATATCAGGCTAAATATATTTTTAATTAGAGATTGGCAACGTTGTGATATACTTTTTGAACATCATCGTCATCTTCAAGGGCATCAACAAGGCCTTCAAAGATTTCTAAATCTTCTGGTGAAAGTTCAATTTCTGATTGAGCGATCATTTCTAATTCTGTTGTCGAGAATTCAGTAATTCCAGCTGCTTTCAGAGCGGCAATTCCTTTATGAAGGTCTGTCGGTTCGGTATAAATAACGATGTTACCTTCTTCTTCGGTCACATCACGAACTTCAACTTCAGCTTCAAGCAAAATTTCAAAAATATGGTCGGGATCTGTTCCTTTAAATACAATCACCCCGGTGTTGTCAAACATATAGCTGACAGCACCAGCCGCTCCAATATTCCCGCCTTTTTTATTGAAAATCATGCGAACGTTAGCAATGGTACGGTTAACATTTGAAGTTAACGTTTCAACGATAAGCATTGAACC
Coding sequences within it:
- the ybbA gene encoding putative ABC transporter ATP-binding protein YbbA gives rise to the protein MPAENIVEVHRLKKSVGQGEHELSILTGVELLVKPSQTIALIGESGSGKSTLLAILAGLDDGSSGEVSLLGQPLHTMDEEARAALRAQHVGFVFQSFMLIPTLNALENVELPALLRGENSRESRTQARALLEQLGLGKRLDHLPAQLSGGEQQRVALARAFNGRPGLLFADEPTGNLDRQTGDKIADLLFSLNREYGTTLILVTHDAQLAARCDRRLRLVNGQLQEEA
- a CDS encoding YebC/PmpR family DNA-binding transcriptional regulator — translated: MGRKWANIVAKKTAKDGATSNIYAKFGVEIYAAAKQGEPDPESNSALKFVIERAKQAQVPKHVIDKAIDKAKGGGDETFVQGRYEGFGPGGSMLIVETLTSNVNRTIANVRMIFNKKGGNIGAAGAVSYMFDNTGVIVFKGTDPDHIFEILLEAEVEVRDVTEEEGNIVIYTEPTDLHKGIAALKAAGITEFSTTELEMIAQSEIELSPEDLEIFEGLVDALEDDDDVQKVYHNVANL
- the sfbB gene encoding virulence-associated ABC transporter ATP-binding protein SfbB produces the protein MIEIEKVCVDFTAGRGPSTRAVDEVSLRIAPGEIFGIVGTSGAGKSTLLRTLNALTRPSQGYVKINGVEISALEGQALRKARQRIGMIFQHFNLMHTRTVAQNVAFSLKAAGWERSKIATRVAEILALVGLADKANRFPVQLSGGQKQRVGIARAIANHPDVLLCDEPTSALDLETSATILALLKQISQQMGITIVLITHEMDVIETICDRVAVMSGGKVVEEGEVFDVFAHPQHPFTRQLVSHTLNLDLPERLRQHLPGQLLKILFIGDSAEQPVLSEVAVKFGVAVNILHGKIEYIAERALGILVVQLTAPNDPAAVDAAVEHIRQRTAQVEVIRG
- a CDS encoding MetQ/NlpA family ABC transporter substrate-binding protein, with translation MGLRHSLRIAAGTLLLACGLQFAHANSDPHTIVFGVAPGPYGDMVKQAIAPSLKEKGYKVVVREFSDYVQPNMALSNGSIDANLFQHSLYFDKFTADKGLKLSNLISVPTAGMGFYSRKIKSLDELKKGDVITLSNDPTNLARGLRFLQSLDLITIKPNIDPTKASERDIATNPKGLVFKPLEAAQLPRTLDGVTASLVNGNFAVAAGLDLSSAIKQEHLDENLKNIIAVRTEDADKPFAKDIVTVVKSPAYRAVIDDPKNIYSAFQKPEWMTAAKQ
- the tesA gene encoding multifunctional acyl-CoA thioesterase I/protease I/lysophospholipase L1, which codes for MNFNNVFRWHLPFLFLALLSFRAAAADTLLILGDSLSAGYRMAATSAWPALLNKKWQPQTTVVNASISGDTSQQGLSRLPALLTQHKPRWVLVELGGNDGLRGFQPQQTEATLRKILQGVKEAGAQPLLMQIRLPANYGRRYNASFSAIYPALAKEFDIPLVPFFMEEVYQKPQWMQDDGIHPNPDAQPFIADWMATRLAPLVKHES
- the ybbP gene encoding putative ABC transporter permease subunit YbbP, with the protein product MIARWFWREWRSPSLLIVWLALSLAVACVLALGNISDRMEKGLSQQSREFMAGDRALRSSREVPPEWIAEARKLGLKVDEQITFATMTFARDTPQLANVKAVGDLYPMYGDLQTDPPGLKPVAGTALLAPRLMALLNLKPGDSIDVGDTTLRIAGEVVQEPDAGFNPFQMAPRLLMNVADVAKTGATGPGSRVSWRYKFGGTPSQLAAYEKWLLPQLKPEHRWYGLEQDEGALGKSLERSQQFLLLSALLTLLLAVAAVAVAMSHYCRSRYDLVAILKTLGAGGRQLRKLIIGQWLLLMLLSIVTGGALGLAFEQVLIILLKPVLPVALPAASLWPWLWSAGAMTTISLLVGLRPYRLLLATQPLRVLRRDVVANVWPLKIYLPVITVVVVALLAWLMGGSTLLWAVLAGALVLALLCGVLGWMLLNVLKRLTINSLPLRLAVNRLLRQPWSTLSQLAAFSLSFMLLALLLVLRGDLLDRWQQQLPPESPNYFLINIAPEQVEPVKQFLAEHQVRPSTFYPIVRARLTQINGQPTEGNKDEALNRELNLTWLSQKPDHNPITAGHWPPVAGEVSMEQELAKRLDISLGDSVTFTGDTQDFTARVTSLRKVDWESLRPNFYFIFPTGALDGQPQSWLTSFRWDNGNSLLTELNRAFPTVSLLDIGAILKQVGQVLEQVSRALEVMVVLVTLCGVLLLMAQIQVGMRQRHQELVVYRTLGAGKRLLRTTLWCEFALLGLVAGVVAAIGAETALGVLQTRVFDFPWEPDWRLWVVLPFSGALLLSLCGGWLGVRLLKGRALFRQFSG
- a CDS encoding co-chaperone YbbN produces the protein MSVQNIVNINETNLQQTLEQSMTVPVLFYFWSERSQHCEQLTPVLESLAAQYNGQFILAKLDCDAEQMIASQFGLRAIPTVYLFQNGQPVDGFQGPQPEEAIRALLEKVLPREEELKAQQAIQLIEEGNHADALPLLKEAWQLSGQNSEIGLLLAETQIALNRSEDAEAVLKTIPLQDQDTRYQGLVAQIELLKQAADTPEIQQLQQQVAANPDDAALASQLALQLHQVGRNEEALALLFSHLQKDLGAADGQARKMLQEILAALGTGDALASQYRRKLYSLLY
- a CDS encoding methionine ABC transporter permease — protein: MDDMLPDLTLAFNETFQMLSISTVLAIIGGLPLGFLIFVTDRHLFWQNRFVYLLSSVLVNIIRSVPFVILLVLLLPLTQFLLGNTIGPIAASVPLSVAAIAFYARLVDSALREVDKGIIEAAEAFGASPMRIICTVLLPEASAGLLRGLTITLVSLIGYSAMAGIVGGGGVGDLAIRYGYYRYETEVMIVTVVALIVLVQIVQMLGDWLAQRADKRERR
- a CDS encoding SDR family oxidoreductase translates to MSLNLAGAHSGKVMQKSVLITGCSSGIGLESALELQRQGFRVLAACRKPDDVARMNSLGLTGILLDLDKPESVDTAADEVIALTGNRLYGIFNNAGYGVYGQLPTISRTQLEQQFSANFFGAHQLTMRLLPAMIPHGEGRIVMTSSVMGLISTPGRGAYAASKYALEAWSDALRMELRYSGIQVSLIEPGPIRTRFTQNVNQTQSDKPVENPGIAARFTLGPEAVVAKVRHAFTSERPKMRYPVTLVTHAVNVLKRLLPGRLMDKILQG